A region of the Cryptococcus deuterogattii R265 chromosome 1, complete sequence genome:
TCTCTCACAGCTGTCACGCACCATACACCGCGACGTAGCATTCttattttccttcttctttccgttctgcttcttctttcctcacctttcccttccgcatccatcctctctctccgaTCTAGTCGCTCTTTCTTACCCCATTCTCTTGACCCATCCCCTCCTAGCATAAATCCTAGGTGTGTACAAACATCATTTTTCTTTGAGTACTGTGGAAACTGGAAACGGCAGCGAATATCACCCTTTCTTGTCCCGGATTGACGGGCACCGCTCGTATCCGTCTTCATGTTAAAGGCTGCCTTGACATTCAAAGCTCTTTGGGAGCAGATGTCGTGGTGGGTTAATTGAAACGATGCCATTGGACAGTGACTATCACTATCcccttcttgttctttgcTCTGTTTGCGCCCTCTTCGAAAGTACTTCGCTGACTGAGCAGTATCTTTCGATGACTCCCTTTTTTCATTGATATGCTGGCTTCGTGTTCCGTTATTATTGGATGATTCGTCGTTCGTGGTTCTTTCCGTTGCTGCGCACGCACACCGTTACCGATCCGACGACAATAATTGGTTGCGTGATACTGGGTGCCTATAACTCACCACATGGATGTTGTCTGCTTGCCGCCCCTTCTCCACTGGTCTTCCCGGTATGTATTCCTCCAAATCAACGACTCACTTCCTGGCCTGGCACTCTTTCAAAAATTTAAACAGCACCGGACATTCGCAGTGCGATTATAAAACCGGTCACTCGCTCCCAACCACACCAACTTTTACAGGTCAAGTACCACCGAATTATACACTCAAGGAACCCAGGCGGATTACCTTGAGTTTTACATTACCCTTTATATTGCATAGATATTATTCACAatgctcttctccaacgtcgtcttccccctcttcacGATATCTTTCGCCGCGCCCGCTGTTTCCGCCATGCACCTTAACCCCGCTCATGCGAAGCGTGCTGCTGTGGCTAATCGAGATCTTGGGTCCTTCAAACTCGTTCGCAGTGAAGATGCCGTTCTCGCTGGACGAAACAAGGGAAAGCGACTTGTacgcaagaagaagaggtctACTTGCCAAGCCAAGGTCAACAttacctcctcatccattgACTCTGGGACTTCTCCCATTGAAACTGCTAGCGCAACATTTGCTTCCATGGCTTATGCTTCTGCGTCGGAACCTGCGTCCAACTTGTTGACATACACGTCTTCTGAATCAGAGTCTGCAACTGAGACTGCAAGTGCGATTGCGACAAATGCTATTGGAAATATGGAGAACTGGGCAGGCGGCAGCGCctctgcatcttcttccaatgtTGAGACAACATTCACATCAAGCGCCTCTCCTGCTGCTCAGACTGCTGCTTCCAGCTCGAGCTGGTCTCTCGTTGAAGAATGGGTAAGTGCTACTATCAGTAGTCATCAACTGCAGCTTAGAAATGGTCTCTCAGTCTGGTAGTACCTTCTTTGATAACTGGAGCTTCTGGGACTACTCAGATCCTACTCACGGTACCGTCGATTACGTATCTGCTTCTGACGCATGGAACGAGGGTCTCATCTCTATCAACGCTGCAGGCCACGCTATCATGAGCGTGGACACTACTGAAGTTGTTTCAGGCTCCAGGAAGTCGGTTCGAATCCACGGTAACAAGGTGTAAGACATAACAATCTATATTATGTGAGGACGATGTTAACATTTCTGCAGCTGGACTGGAGGCATGGTCATCATGGATGCATATCACATGCCTACCGGTTGTGGCACTTGGCCTGCCTGGTGGCAGAACGGTCCTAACTGGCCTGAAGGTGGCGAAATCGATATCCTTGAAGGAGTGAACGATTTTACTCAAAATCAAGTCTCGCTTCATACCGGTGTGGGCTGTACTATCCCCACTGACACCAATGACCACCAACTGGCAACTCTTACCACTGGCAGCTATGACTCTTATGACTGCTCGTCTGCCGACACCTCCAATCAAGGTTGCGGTGCCCGTGACGAGACTAACGATAATTCTTACGGGTCTGCCTTCAACAGTATAAATGGTGGTGTCTATGCCAGTGAGTAATGAGAAACCTGGAAATCGGTCAGCTAGTGACGTTCTCTTAGTGCGATGGGACAAGGCGGGCATTGCTGTCTGGTTCTTCCAACGGAGCGATATTCCTTCTGATATTACCAACAACTCTCCCGACCCTTCTACCTGGGGCACTCCGGTTGCTAATTTCTCGTCCGTCAGCTGCAGCCCCTACGAGTTCTTCTATGACCACTTCAATATCGTAAGTGAATGACAACATGCTTGATGAGACATATTACTAACAGACCATTGAACAGTTTGACACTACTCTTTGTGGTAAGTTCTCGCGTCGGAAGGTGTGTTTGGCCAACATCTTATTCGTGAACTTGTAGGTGACTGGGCCGGCGCCGACGGTGTTTGGAACTATGCTGGCTACGCCGGTCAGGATCAGAGCTGTGCTGCAATCACTGGGTATTCAACTTGCTCAGACTACGTGCTCAACAAAGGCTCTGCCTTTACTGAAGCCTATTGGGAGGTGAGGGAAAACCTTACATGATCAGAGCATGTTTCTGACAGTCCTTTTCTAGGTCGCTTATGTTAAGTACTTCAACTCTACCACCGAGGTCTAATTGCTTCATCTTGCAATCCATTGCATGTGCCTTGCGGTGTCTCCCAGTACATTGTATCCTCAAGTACACTTTTGTATACAATTTTTATGCCCCTTTTCAACGTGCcttttatttttctttatcctcCGCTAGCCCCtcatttcttccccaaGGTCGTCTCGCTCTGGTAGCGTAGACAGGCGATGCTTGAGTTCCGCTCCCCCTATGATGGCAGCATGTTGGTTTCCGGACTCTCCTGGTCTTATTCCGATGGATAGTGGGACTGTGTTAAGGGCCTTGATTTGATACCGTAGCAAGGACTGTGAATAATTATGCGATCTTGCATGTATATACGTAAAAAGGAGTAAACAGCCAAAACACCACATGGTCGGGAACGCGGACATATTttgaggtggaggctgCCTGGTCCTGATCTTCGGTTTCTCCACTTAAAAGACTTGTCAGACGGAGTCAGTTGCTAAATAACAGAATTTTGGGCAACAGCCTTCCGCTCTGCTTCGTTGTTCTGCATAAATCTTCATTACCATTCAGGGATCCCTTGCCCGCCCCAGCTTCCAAtatttctccttttccgtCCAGCTAATCTTTCCAACATGCCTCACAGCCATCATTCTCATTCAGGACAATTCTGCCGACATGCCAAAGACAATCTCGAAGATGTTATTCTTGAAGCGATCCGACAAGGCTTCCAGTCATTTGGACTGAGTGAGCATGCTCCCAGATGGAGGCTCGAAGATCTTTTCCCAGAAGAAGTAAGTTCGTGGTTGCGTACTGGGTGGGATAAACAGGGGACTCACTGGTCTCGCATATAGGCCGATTTATGCCCTTCTGACCTCCTCTCGACTTATGAAGACTTTTTGAAGACCGCGTTGATCCTGCGCTCAAAATACGACTCCCAAATTTCCTTGCTGGTGTCTTTAGAAACTGATTATATCACTCCCCTCGATTCAGAAAAATTGACTTCATTTCTCGCCGAGCATACAGAGATCGACTACATCGTTGGCAGTGTCCACCATGTCAATGGTGTCTCCATCGATTTTGACCGGCCAACATGGCTGAGGGCTGTCAAACTTGCAAAGGAGGGTAGAATAGGTAAAACAATGAACCCTGGCCCTCCACCAACACTTGAGCTGGGCGATCCAGCTGATCCCGAGCTTATGACTACCTACACCCCAGATCTCTTGTCTGTCCAACCTTTCTTTGAAGCATACTTCGACGCTCAATACAATCTGATTGTGACGCACCAACCCGAAGTTCTGGGCCATATTGATCTGTGCTCCTTATGGATACCAAATATCAGCTTGATGCAGCAAGAACGTGTCTGGCGGAAGGTTATAAGGAATGTTAAGGCAGTAATTGCCTACGGAGGCTTATTTGAGGCAAATGCTGCGGCTATCAGGAAAGGTTGGGAGACAAGTTATCCAAGCAGGGACATACTCCAAGTGAGTATCGGCTTTGCCAATGAAGGCCTTTGAACGAAGTGACTAAACAATGTTTGAACACAGTTGATCCATGAACTGGGGGGCAGAGTTTGTTTGTCTGATGATTCGCATGGCGTTTCTTATGTGGGACTCAATTATCTTGCCATGAGAGACTATCTAAAGGACATGGGTCTTGAGCGTACATGGTATCTTATTCCATCGAGTCGCCGTCAGATCGGAGATTATAAGGTTGGTGAAAGGGGTCGGGTTGCAGCTAGGCCACTGGATAAGTGGTACGATCACCCGTTCTGGGCGAAACTAGAAGATGTTCAACGACGCAAATGAGTAGGTGGATGGGCTAGAAAATGGGCAACCAAATGCATATCAATTGAAATGTATAACCCAAATTGATGTCATTGCGCTATGGATACAGGCTGCGCTAATTAATATCTATGCTTTACGTGCACATATTGGATACAAGTATGATATCCCAGCGCGCTTGTACTTCGCCTCCAGTGGTCTTCAGAAAACCTCCTCGTCACTGGCCCTTTGACGGCCATGTTTTGCTATATATTTAAGAGCTTCATTCCTTTCGCTACTAAACTCTTTTTCGAAATGCTGTTTTAGCTTCTCGATGTTGTTCATGGGTTCGTCGCATTTGAAGCAGGTCAGAGGGGTTTTCAGTAATGTTTGAGTAGCGGACAATGTCTAAAAGAAAGTTTCTTTTTTAGTGCATCCATATTGTGCAGCATGAGTCCAGACTCACTTCTACACGGTCAAGCATGGTGCGGTCGTCCTGCAACCAGCGTTGCACTTCCATGATTGGAATAAAGAAACCAAGATCAGGTCGGAAAGAGTTGTAGTGTTTTTTTGATTTCAGAGAAGGCGATATCCGATCTTCTGATATAACATGAAGGTGTATATGCCTGCCACGTTACCGGTCGTCAGTCCGTTATAAAAACCGACATCCATGTTGACTTACTTCATTGAGGGTATGGCATGGAATCCAACATCAATTCTCCATTCAAATCCTTCGGTTTTGAGCATTTCGTCTTTAATCATCTCCTCTACTTCGCGCGCAGTCTCCGCCATGGCTCTTAtaatttcttctctttcgtcTGGTCCTGCTTTGAGAAGCAAGCTTTTTAAATCGTCTAATGTCTCAATCGAAACAATGGATTCATCAGAATCTGGATCtgattgaggaggaaaaggataaCGTGGCAATACTAGGAAATGGTATTTTGCTTTCGGATAAGCGTCGAACACTACCATCGTATTGCtattggagaagagcagcTTGGATGGTGGGAGGGAGGATTGAGGGTCGGAGAGTGTGGCATACTGCCGCAGGGCAAGGAGTGGGTGAGAGGCCATCAGGGAGGATTCTGATGTTCGACGGCGGTGAAACGATTGTGCGCGattttttcccttttgaGGTGTTGGGTAGCTCCTAGATGATAACGTGTTGtttgaaaagagggaaggagagacagGACGTCGTGGTGGGAGTTGTATGTTatttgatgaagagttCGAGGATGATACAGGAGCGGATAGGCAGTTGCCCATCGTCCATGACATGTACGGGTGGGGCGGGTCTACAGGAGTGGGCGGCTGAGGTGGGTGGAAGGGGACATGTTagttggaggaggatgtaaTGTTGCAGATCCGGTAAGATACATTACATTTCCTGATGTCTGACGAGCCCATTGCCCGTGTCGTCGACCTCCACCTGCGTGCTGTTCTTCTGGCTAAACCGCGCATCGTAATAGAGTTAAGTGGTATAtttcccttgcctttcGTGCGCGAGCTTTTTCGGAATTTATTCGGAAATACTGGGGGATCCGCACACTTCGGGTTCCTGCCCGACCGAACATAATATAATATCGCACGTATCTATGTGATGGTGAGTATTCATATCGATCAGTTCTGCTGCTGTGGCTTGTGACTATTCTCCATGGTTTATCGATGGAAAAATAATTAACATGTACCCTCATATGGGTAACCAAAAGTTATACAAAGTTGCTAAGAGCATGTGCTTAGAATGTCACAACCGCTGGGTCCTTCACAATTCGCTACTACGTACTTATTAGCGAACATCTGACCATCTACCAGGTTGTCTATCACAACATTATCCTGTTAATGTGAGTCTTTTCTAATTCGTACAATACCCACACGTAGCCCGTTATTTATCTATGGCCACTTACCATTTAATACTATTCGCCCATCTCTACTTATAAACTGCTAGCACTCCTCCTCGTTCTAGACCACCATGGTCCATCCCCCATAATATAGCCTTCTTTCGACAAGGCCAGATTGCTGTTATCACTTCAAGTCGCTCCCGTCTGCTTGAAAAATGTCGACTTCAACCCGCGGATTCTCGGAAGTCATATGTCAGCAGACAAGCGGCAGACGGCAGCATTTTGGATTACTACAGGCGACAGAAACGTTGATCAAAATTTGCAGGGCAGATCTGCAGACTGCATGCAGCTGGACAACTTAACAGGCCAGCAAAACTGGAGTACATAAGGGATGTCTGATTAGCTAACCCAAACGAGACTTAGTGCATCCTTGTTACACCTGTTTCACAGCTTGCCCTTATGAGACTACTCACGATCATCATCACGGCATAGGACGACATAACTGGATACTCGAAGCCACCTTTACCAGTGACAGTTGGTAACGACATTATTGTAATGACGTCGTATACTCTCGTTGACAATGAGACTTGATGAGAAAAGCGTAAAGAACAATGACTTTCAATTTCTGAACATATGCAGATGGATAATAACAGCCATTCACGATGATAAGAGGTTAAAATATGGTGCCATCCTACTCCCATGACTTGCTTATCTGACTGCTGGTCCAAACAAAGGAAAAATATATGAGAGGCACATCACCTGGTATATGCCTGATTGTGATTCCCTTATGCACTCTGAAGAGATTATAATGTAGCTTGATCACTTCACCTTAATTAATGTTTAATTAtagctgaagaggaaggttgTCTTCTCGGCACTGCGAACAATAGACGTGACATCGAAGATTGGttcgaaaaagaagggcacAAGTGAGCTATTTCATCTGGCCCACCAAAGACAGCACGCTCATCCATGCTAATTCCTGCCATGTTTTTGAAGGTTTGTCGTGAATGATGACAAGGAAGGCACAGCTTCTGATTTTCAAAAGCATCTTCCCGATTTACGCCCCTACAACTATAGTTCTCACATCATATGGCAAACCTAATGTCAGTCTTTTCAGACAAGACGGAAATCCCGGCCACTACCCCTTTCCACTCTGGCTATCTCAATCCAGAACTTATCGAGGAATCCGCAAGCTTATGCTTTGTGTGACCGCGTTGTCGGATCCAAGAGAGTAAAGTAGGGTAGTGCCCTTCAGTTAGCCACGTTTATCGGCAACCACTCCGCCACATTGACCTTGACCCCGCGAATAAAAAGAAGATCGCCGTCGCAGAGGCATTTGTGACCGACGTCGTCTCTGTCGCCGAGCATGTTCCTGGGCAAATGATTTGGTATCGACGGATTAACGAACTGTTTCGATAAACATGTTGTTATGTCCACCCCTTACTTCTCGTTCGCAAGCGCCAAAAATATCATCAAGCGTTATCTtgcaggaggagagaaagatgcCGTCAGTGTGATCGTTACCAACGGTGATGTGAGTTTCACAGCGCAGCTTCGAAGAGTGGGACTGATAACCCTGTTTGTGATGCGCATCTAGTATGCAAGCAAGTCTTACGGTCAACTTGCGgcgaaaaaggaggaacaaagccaagaagaggctgcTAAGCGGAGGTGCTTTATTGAACTCAATTATCAATCGCCAAGAAGTCGGAAACTAGAAAGCAGAATATGCATTTCGTGACTGAGAGGGTCACAGGGCGATTTTTCAAGTGCGGAAGCCCGGAATACGTCTGATGATCCTCGATCGATGGGTTTGGGGCGCAATATAATTTTGAAATGTCATGTAACTGCTAAATCCTGTTAATACTAGTCGTAGTTAATAGTAATGTTGTAATAGTCAACCCACAAATACCTATACAACCGAACCTCAAAATGGTGTTACAACCGCCGAAACGCAAGCCAGTTGATTGGCGTTTTATGGAAAGCTATCATTGAAATCAGTTCATGATCTTCGTGAAGCAGCACAATCACACACGAACCGAGTCATTCCATGTTTtgatcatctctcttccatgAAACGCTTTTTCCCTCGCTCATTCATCAAAAGGACAACCTCTCTTCTACTCTCTGATGCTTGAACAGTTCTAGGACCCGGAGATTCTAATTGGGTTTCACCAGAAGCACGAGCTGGACATGGGAAGGCTACGATGATGACAGCACCCAGGAAAGTGGCAGTAAAAAGAGtagaaaggagagaacGTTGGCGAGGTCGAAAGTGGGTCAAGAGAAGGGGTGCCATTGTTCACGTGTGCCCTCGAGAGTAAAGAATTTGCAGTGATAAGGGGAGACGCGCCGAGCTGATTGAAGGTTTTCGGCGACAGGAGGGCAATGAGATGAGGGGTGGGTATCGAAAGTGATGGAAAAAAGGCTtgtgggaagagagatagGTAAAATATGGGGCTTAAAAGTAGAGTAAATTGAGCGAAAAGGGATTGGAGAGCGCTCAAACATCCACCAGCCAACAGCTCACTCTGGATTGGCTCTTCTCATTTTACTTGCGCTTCCAAATTGCCAATTGCTTCCGTTTCCAAATTCACAATAAAATAATGACGTCCACCACTATTACCCTCTATTAACCCCCTTTTTTGGATGTATAAAAATATTACGAGTATTTACTGTACTCCGTCCATCTTTTTTCTGCGCCTGCTCTtttgcttccttctcctctctgcTTGTTCAGCTACCGTTCCAATTTTTTGCTATGCATATTTTGAAAAAACAAAACCTTCGTAGACATAGGCCTTATACTAAAACGTATTTTATGCGGATTTTGCCAAATTTGCTGCACCGATTTCCTGCATTTCTCCTTATCTATTAAAAGTAATACCCTTATGTGATATCAATGAATACTTTCTATATTTGTTCTCTATCATTATAACTTAAGCCTTGCGATAGACAGCTTGAATACCAAAACCACAATCGGAGCTTTGCCCTCCCTGCACTTGATCTTCCCAGCAAGAACATTCGTAGACAAACTGGTCATTCGCATTGTCATATGCGGGGCGAATGGAGAGGTATTCGGTGGTGCAGGTGTCGAGACAGGTTAatggggaagggaaggtcTTGTTGGAACTTGGTGCAATTTCTGAACCTATGGTAAGATAGCACTGAGAAAGGGTGTACGGAGAGAAGATATAGTCGACCTAATGAGGGGGACCATTAGTTTACTTTTGACCTACGTGGACTCTGAATAATGAAGAGCTCACAGAGGCCCCGTCAGAATGACGACAATTTCCCAAGTCGTCTTCGGCATAAACAATTTCTCCAGAGCTTGGATACTGGTCCCTGTTCGCGCATACGCAAGAATGTGCTTCTTGGTTGAAGTATGCAATTTCTGATCCCCCACGTTGAAGACAAGTACTCTTTTAAAGATTCAGTGCGGTCCATGAAGGAATATAACAGAAACACCTACTGCACAAGACTCTCGCGCTTCCGCATTCGTTGTAGAAGAACCAGAGGTCAATGAGGAGACTGAGTCATCTGCCACACACCCGATGTATGCCAATGTGGTAGAGTTGGCAGGCGTATCGCGCACATGTGGAATGGAAAGACCATTCACAGCAACAGCGGCAGTGAAGAGAGCAGGGACGAAAATCATTTTAGATAGCTGTAATAATGGGTTGACAATATGCTGTTGAGGTTAAGAGACgtgaaaaggcaaaggcgaTGGTGCCGAGGGGGGACACCATCTTCTGGTTTATATATCCATGTCCGTCGGTCGACAATGCGGCCGAAGTCGTATTTCTTTTCCGTCAGCCTAGCCATATCCGTACAACAGCAAAGACCCGTCATGAACCATGAGGCATATCACATGTTGTACTTTTTGTGGGATTAACGAATCACTATCCTAGTAGTGATTGATTGATGACTGAATCGAGCAAGAAGCTACTATAACACACAGCATGACGTTGGCATTCTCCGCATGTGATGTGGATGCAACGTTAGAGACCGATTACGGCTTTATTACCGTATGCAGGAAGGGGGATGCAGAGTCATCACCTTTTCTGGTTAGAGTGGAGTATGTAGGAACGAACACGAGCAATTGAGGATTAAGTGACCATTCCCGATGATGTATACGGAAAGTGGAGGTAAGGACAAGAACACGCTAACCGATTGCGGCGAAAGACCGCGCGCGACCTTCGTTGATTGCTGGGTTGTGAGCTTTCCGTCATCAGTCATGCATGTCATGCAGTGTTGCATCTAGTCAAATCGTAAGCCTGCAGCATCCTTTCCAATCTTTGCCTCCGTTGCTCTCCGCTGTAGTTGCTTTCCGCTGTTTAACAGCTTCCCAGACTAGGGAGCGGCCGTCGGCCCAACGCACAACCTTAGCCATTTCTGCTACGAAAGTGCTAGGCCGTGAAAGAGATTAATCAACGGGCTGGGGTTAGCTTTCGATATCCCACATACTGTGTGGTCGCATTACGGATGACTGTGTTGGACTTATTTATGTAACTGTAAGCCTTGATGGAAAACCCAAAAGGAGACCAGGTGGCAAACGCTTTCATTGACGAGAACTTACCTTTGAATGGAACCAACTATAGACAATCCCACACTGCGTCGtgtcaaaaagaagaaggcaaggtgTGTGCAAGGGTGAGAAACCAACCCACCAGGCATGAGAATCTGCGAGTTCAACTTCCCAAGAGACAAAACGCACATCGAGGCTACTCTATTGAAAGGGAGGTACAGTTCAAACGATGAGAGTTTCATGCTTCGTGGAAGGCACTACGAACGCGGACTACAATTT
Encoded here:
- a CDS encoding aprataxin; this encodes MSWTMGNCLSAPVSSSNSSSNNIQLPPRRPVSPSLFSNNTLSSRSYPTPQKGKNRAQSFHRRRTSESSLMASHPLLALRQYATLSDPQSSLPPSKLLFSNSNTMVVFDAYPKAKYHFLVLPRYPFPPQSDPDSDESIVSIETLDDLKSLLLKAGPDEREEIIRAMAETAREVEEMIKDEMLKTEGFEWRIDVGFHAIPSMKHIHLHVISEDRISPSLKSKKHYNSFRPDLGFFIPIMEVQRWLQDDRTMLDRVETLSATQTLLKTPLTCFKCDEPMNNIEKLKQHFEKEFSSERNEALKYIAKHGRQRASDEEVF
- a CDS encoding endo-1 produces the protein MLFSNVVFPLFTISFAAPAVSAMHLNPAHAKRAAVANRDLGSFKLVRSEDAVLAGRNKGKRLVRKKKRSTCQAKVNITSSSIDSGTSPIETASATFASMAYASASEPASNLLTYTSSESESATETASAIATNAIGNMENWAGGSASASSSNVETTFTSSASPAAQTAASSSSWSLVEEWSGSTFFDNWSFWDYSDPTHGTVDYVSASDAWNEGLISINAAGHAIMSVDTTEVVSGSRKSVRIHGNKVWTGGMVIMDAYHMPTGCGTWPAWWQNGPNWPEGGEIDILEGVNDFTQNQVSLHTGVGCTIPTDTNDHQLATLTTGSYDSYDCSSADTSNQGCGARDETNDNSYGSAFNSINGGVYAMRWDKAGIAVWFFQRSDIPSDITNNSPDPSTWGTPVANFSSVSCSPYEFFYDHFNIFDTTLCGDWAGADGVWNYAGYAGQDQSCAAITGYSTCSDYVLNKGSAFTEAYWEVAYVKYFNSTTEV
- a CDS encoding histidinol-phosphatase (PHP family), with protein sequence MPHSHHSHSGQFCRHAKDNLEDVILEAIRQGFQSFGLSEHAPRWRLEDLFPEEADLCPSDLLSTYEDFLKTALILRSKYDSQISLLVSLETDYITPLDSEKLTSFLAEHTEIDYIVGSVHHVNGVSIDFDRPTWLRAVKLAKEGRIGKTMNPGPPPTLELGDPADPELMTTYTPDLLSVQPFFEAYFDAQYNLIVTHQPEVLGHIDLCSLWIPNISLMQQERVWRKVIRNVKAVIAYGGLFEANAAAIRKGWETSYPSRDILQLIHELGGRVCLSDDSHGVSYVGLNYLAMRDYLKDMGLERTWYLIPSSRRQIGDYKVGERGRVAARPLDKWYDHPFWAKLEDVQRRK